The following coding sequences lie in one Arachis hypogaea cultivar Tifrunner chromosome 4, arahy.Tifrunner.gnm2.J5K5, whole genome shotgun sequence genomic window:
- the LOC112797182 gene encoding serine/threonine-protein kinase STY13 isoform X2, protein MSFREESVPESTESKSVKQNGFITDTQLTIDESLLVDPKLLFIGSKIGEGAHGKVYEGRYGERIVAIKVLNRGSTSEERAALENRFAREVNMMSRVHHENLVKFIGACKDPLMVIVTELLPGMSLRKYLTSIRPKLLDLHVAINFALDIARAMDWLHANGIIHRDLKPDNLLLTANQKSVKLADFGLAREESVTEMMTAETGTYRWMAPELYSTVTLRQGEKKHYNNKVDVYSFGIVLWELLTNRMPFEGMSNLQAAYAAAFKVAAREA, encoded by the exons ATGAGTTTCAGAGAAGAATCGGTTCCGGAAAGCACTGAGTCAAAATCAGTGAAGCAAAATGGGTTCATAACAGATACTCAGTTAACAATCGATGAGAGCCTTTTGGTTGATCCAAAACTTCTGTTTATAGGGTCCAAGATTGGTGAGGGAGCTCATGGTAAAGTCTATGAAGGAAG gtATGGAGAGAGAATTGTTGCAATCAAAGTTTTAAATCGTGGGAGCACTTCTGAAGAAAGAGCTGCCCTTGAAAATCGGTTTGCTCGGGAAGTTAATATGATGTCTCGTGTCCATCATGAGAATCTTGTTAAG TTTATTGGAGCTTGTAAGGATCCTTTGATGGTGATCGTTACAGAATTATTGCCTGGGATGTCACTGAGGAAATACTTAACAAGTATCCGTCCGAAGTTACTAGACCTTCATGTTGCTATAAACTTTGCCCTTGATATTGCTCGGGCCATGGATTGGCTACATGCCAACGGGATCATACATAGAGATCTGAAGCCTG ACAATCTGTTGCTTACGGCAAATCAGAAGTCTGTTAAACTTGCAGATTTTGGTCTCGCAAGAGAAGAATCCGTGACTGAAATGATGACAGCAGAAACCGGAACTTACCGATGGATGGCACCAGAG TTGTATAGTACCGTGACATTGCGCCAGGGAGAGAAAAAGCACTACAACAACAAGGTTGATGTGTATAGCTTTGGTATTGTTTTGTGGGAGCTACTAACAAACCGCATGCCTTTCGAAGGGATGTCGAATTTACAGGCTGCTTATGCTGCTGCATTTAag GTTGCAGCAAGAGAGGCCTAG
- the LOC112797182 gene encoding serine/threonine-protein kinase STY13 isoform X1: MSFREESVPESTESKSVKQNGFITDTQLTIDESLLVDPKLLFIGSKIGEGAHGKVYEGRYGERIVAIKVLNRGSTSEERAALENRFAREVNMMSRVHHENLVKFIGACKDPLMVIVTELLPGMSLRKYLTSIRPKLLDLHVAINFALDIARAMDWLHANGIIHRDLKPDNLLLTANQKSVKLADFGLAREESVTEMMTAETGTYRWMAPELYSTVTLRQGEKKHYNNKVDVYSFGIVLWELLTNRMPFEGMSNLQAAYAAAFKQERPSMPEDISPDLAFIIQSCWVEDPNLRPSFSQIIRMLNAFLFMLSPPSPPMQEPDEIEPEEATTSNGTITQYSARNRGKFAFIRHLFSSKRTKN, from the exons ATGAGTTTCAGAGAAGAATCGGTTCCGGAAAGCACTGAGTCAAAATCAGTGAAGCAAAATGGGTTCATAACAGATACTCAGTTAACAATCGATGAGAGCCTTTTGGTTGATCCAAAACTTCTGTTTATAGGGTCCAAGATTGGTGAGGGAGCTCATGGTAAAGTCTATGAAGGAAG gtATGGAGAGAGAATTGTTGCAATCAAAGTTTTAAATCGTGGGAGCACTTCTGAAGAAAGAGCTGCCCTTGAAAATCGGTTTGCTCGGGAAGTTAATATGATGTCTCGTGTCCATCATGAGAATCTTGTTAAG TTTATTGGAGCTTGTAAGGATCCTTTGATGGTGATCGTTACAGAATTATTGCCTGGGATGTCACTGAGGAAATACTTAACAAGTATCCGTCCGAAGTTACTAGACCTTCATGTTGCTATAAACTTTGCCCTTGATATTGCTCGGGCCATGGATTGGCTACATGCCAACGGGATCATACATAGAGATCTGAAGCCTG ACAATCTGTTGCTTACGGCAAATCAGAAGTCTGTTAAACTTGCAGATTTTGGTCTCGCAAGAGAAGAATCCGTGACTGAAATGATGACAGCAGAAACCGGAACTTACCGATGGATGGCACCAGAG TTGTATAGTACCGTGACATTGCGCCAGGGAGAGAAAAAGCACTACAACAACAAGGTTGATGTGTATAGCTTTGGTATTGTTTTGTGGGAGCTACTAACAAACCGCATGCCTTTCGAAGGGATGTCGAATTTACAGGCTGCTTATGCTGCTGCATTTAag CAAGAGAGGCCTAGCATGCCTGAAGATATATCCCCGGATCTCGCCTTCATCATACAATCATGCTGGGTTGAAGATCCTAACCTGAGACCGAGTTTTAGTCAGATCATTCGCATGCTCAATGCATTTCTCTTCATGCTTTCGCCACCGTCTCCTCCCATGCAAGAGCCTGATGAAATCGAGCCTGAGGAAGCGACGACAAGTAATGGTACCATTACTCAGTATTCCGCCCGGAACAGAGGGAAGTTCGCTTTTATTCGCCATTTGTTTTCTTCAAAGAGGACCAAAAACTAA